The following is a genomic window from Flavobacterium sp..
ACTTGATTTTCATTGATTGGTGTTTTGAGCTTTCCACAGCGTTCGAAGTTATGGGCTGAAGTTTCAGATGGTGCGCTTAAATTTAGCACGCGGATGTTACGGGTCCGACTGGGCGGAACGCTGATTGGGGCGGATTTTTAACACATAGGTACATAGTTTTTACACAGAGCTACACGGAGTTTTATTGGAAGTGGATTGTGTTGAGAGAGCTACACAGAGGCGTTACACTTTTCATAGTTCACAATAGGCTACACACATAGTTTTTACACAGAGCTACACGGAGTTTTATTGGAAGTGGATTGTGTTGAGAGAGCTAGACAGAGTAAGAAGCTTCGGACGTTGCGCTTTTCATAGTTCAGATAATGCTACACGTATCGTTGGTTATGCTACTAGCCTTCACTTTTTACACTTTTCAACACTTTATAAAAACATGTAATCAATTGTATAACTTTCATAAAAAGAATGGCAAAAAAGTTAGAAAAAAGTTAAAAATATTTATTCTACAATGCGGTAGTGAACAGCTTGATTTTCAGATGCTTATAATTAAAAAAACAATGTGTTTTATTTTTCAAATACTTGATATTCAATCAATTAAAAACCTATATTGTTTTACTAAAAACAAGCAGGTTTGTTTAAAAATCCTACAATTTGTGAATAACTTTGCCTTTCATTTCTCATCTCAATTTATAAACTTTGCATTAGTCAGTTAGACATGATTTCCGAAGGTTGTGTACTATGACTAATTTATTTTTTTTCACATAAAACACATGAAAATGAGCGTTAAGTACAAAGTTCTTCCAAGAAGAAACCCGCAGGACATGGCTGCACCAGAAAAATTTTATGCCGCTGCAATTGCAGATGGAGAAACCGATTTAGACAAATTAGCTGAGCAAATTTCGTATCAATGTACGGTAACCGAATCCGATTGCTATGCTGTATTACTATCGTTAGAGCGCAATATTATTAGCGAGTTAGAGCAAGGCAGAATTGTCAAATTAGGACGATTAGGTAATTTTCAAATTGGAGTAAGCTCTGAAGGTAGAGATACCGCTGAAGAAGTAACTTCAGGTGCAATTACCAAAACGCGTATTTTATTCCGACCAGGAAAAAGATTACGTTCATTATTAAATGATTTATCATTTAGAAAAGCGGGCTAGAATCCCCACTGTAAGTGTAAGCTTATAGTAAGACCTCGAGTATTCCAGTACTCGAGGTTTTTTTTTGTTATATATGTAACAATTTCGTCCTGATGAAACTTTTGTTTCGTCCTGACGAACCATTTCTTTCGTCCTGATGAATTGTTTGTTTAGTACTGACGAATCAAAAAATTATATTTTTACTCCCAAAAAGGCATAAAAAAAGCTCAAAAAAACTGGCTAGAACCCCACTTTTTGAGCGTAAATTTATAATAAGACCTCGAGCAGTTCCAGCTACTCCGTCGTAATAAGTTGTAAATATAATAGATAATTTTATTTTGATTGCACTATTTAAAAAAATTAACACAGGAAAAACAACTTACTACTTCTTGATTTATGCCTCAAAGTTTCAGTATTGCCCTTGAACTTGCCATTGTTCTGTTTATTTTTTTACACTTCCTGAACGGTTTTCTACATTTTTTTCTCCACACCTTTGTATACTTTAACCAAGGAAGTTTCTTTATATTTTACCTAGTTTAAAATAGGTATTCTTATGGGTTGTATGGGTGCTTTTTTTTCGCTATGTTTGGGGTAAAGTAAATCATAAATAAAAGCTATTTCGATAACAAAAGCACTGTAAAAGTTGTTTCAAGAGTTCATGAAGTTATATTTTCATATTTCAATGATTTTAAGATAATGATACAAGTGATTTTTTTGATAAAATTAAAGCTTTAGTGATTTGTGAAAATAATTAGGATTGTTAGCTTTATAAATATATGAATGTAATTGAACATTTAAATGATAAACAAAAAGCTTCTGTACTTTCAGAAGCAAAAAGAGTATTAGTACTTGCGGGTGCTGGTTCAGGAAAAACTAAAACTGTAATATCTAAACTTCTTTATTTGGTTGCAGAAAAAGGTGTAAAATCTTCTTCAATATTAGCAATAACATTTACTAAAAATGCTGCAAATGAGATGATTGATAGGTTAATTATTTCCAGTGATACAACAAATACATATGAATCATATATTCAAAATAAATCAACTACATCGCTACAAAAAGAATCTGAAAGAAGAAAGAGAGTTTTAGAGCAGCCTTGGATTTCAAATTTAACAATTAGAACATTTCATTCTTTATGTTATAAAATTCTTCGTGATAATGGCAATCCTGTTTTTGATAACAAATTCAAACTAATTACAGATAATTCGGCTGAAGAGGTGGATTTAAAAGCGAAAGATATTCTTGCGAATGAGAAACCTAAAGATATTATAAGTAAAATATTAATTCTTGCTTGTAAAGACCGAGATTATTTATTGAAATTAAAACGATATATATTAGACTATTATGTTGAAAAGGTTTCTATTGATAAGGAAATAAAAATTTATACTAACGAAGGACAAAAAACATATACTACTTTAAAAGGGGAAACGGTAAAATCGAAGTCAGAGCGAGATATTGCAGATTGGCTGTATAGGCACAATATAAAATATGTTTATGAAAAAGTAACCAACTTCAAAGATTTCAATTTTAAACCAGATTTTTTCATTCCCCAAGCCAATCTTTATCTGGAACATGTTACTGATAAAAGCTATAAAATGGCTGATAAAGAAAGACAATTTATTGAAGGCGGAAAAAATTGTGTTGTAACTTACGAATCCATAATGAATAACTCAATCCTTTTCAATTTAGCGATGGAAAGAATTGTAAAGGGAAAAATTTCTGAAACAATTTCTGAAGAAGTTTCTCTGAATTATGAAGAAGAATTTAATCGATATCATAATAAAATAGATGAGTTTTTAAAAACGGTTATGCGTTTGCAGTCTATGATGAAAGGGGAAGATATTGAACCTTCAAGTTTATTAGAGAAATCATTAAAAAGCGAGCATGAAAGAATAAGAGTTTTTTATGAACTTGCTATTCCAATTATCCAAGAGTACAAAAATTATTGTACAAATAAATCCTATGTAGATTTTGATGATTTAATAATTTTAACCGTAAAACTTCTTAAGGAGAATGAAGATGTTAGAGAACTTTACAGAAGTAAATTTAAGTATTTAATGGTTGATGAATTTCAAGATGTAAATGGATTACAAGTAAAATTATTAGACTTATTATTGAAACCAGATAATCAATTATTTTGTGTTGGTGATGATTGGCAAAGTATCTATGGTTTTAGAGGTTCTAACGTAGATTACATAGTTAATTTTGAAACACATTACAAAGATTGCGAAATACATAAGTTGGATGTTAATTATAGGAGTACACAAACAATTGTAGGCGCAAGTAATGAAGTAATAAAGCACAATAAAAATCAGATTAGTAAAGATGTAAGAGCATTCAACGAAATGCCAAGTAAGATTCAAATATACAGAGCCAAAATCACTGAAGATGATGGTGTAGAATTTTTAATTGATAAAGTTCGACATCTTTATGATAGTGGCTTGGGTAAAGATGATATTCTTGTTTTATATAGAAGATCTAAAATGTTTAGTCCATATTTAGAAGCTTTAAAACAGAATAGACTTTTTGTTTCCTCAAAAACTATTCATGCTTCTAAAGGATTAGAAGCTAAAGCTGTTTTTATTATTGGGTTAACCGAAGGTAATGGAGGTTTTCCAGATATTTGGCTTGATGATGCTATTTTTAGAGTTGTAAAAGATATAAAATATGATATTTTGCTTGAAGAAGAAAGACGATTATTTTATGTAGCCATCACAAGAGCAAAAGATGAATTATTTCTTATAACTGAATTAGGAAACGAGTCATCATTTGTTGATGAAATTCCACAACATTTTTACCAAGTAAATAAGCCGGTAATCAAAAACATAGAAACACAAATTATTGTTTGTGAAGAGTGTAGAGCTACAGTGAATGAATTTGATAAATTTTGTAGAAATTGTGGAAGTAAACTTTCTAAAGACAATTTATATAATTCTGAAGAAAAAAAAGTACCTAGTTATATTCAAACTGCAAGAATAATAAATAAAAATGCCTATATGCCTTGGACTACTGAAGATGATACAAAACTTGAAGAACTTTATAAACAAGGTAAATCTAAAGCGGAACTTTGTAAGTTTTTTGGTAGAAATTCAGGTGCTATTAATGCTCGAATCCAAAAACTAGAATTGGAAAAAAAGTATAATTTAAAATAATCTATTAATAAAAAAACAAAGTTTATCCTAATTAGAATATTATTTATGAACTTACCAATATCAAATAATTTACCAATTAATAAACTTGCATCTGTATTTGGAAGCACTTCGGCTACCTATAAATTTTATTGGTTAATCGCTTTAATTGAATTAGTAGAAGAGGGCA
Proteins encoded in this region:
- a CDS encoding ATP-dependent helicase; translation: MNVIEHLNDKQKASVLSEAKRVLVLAGAGSGKTKTVISKLLYLVAEKGVKSSSILAITFTKNAANEMIDRLIISSDTTNTYESYIQNKSTTSLQKESERRKRVLEQPWISNLTIRTFHSLCYKILRDNGNPVFDNKFKLITDNSAEEVDLKAKDILANEKPKDIISKILILACKDRDYLLKLKRYILDYYVEKVSIDKEIKIYTNEGQKTYTTLKGETVKSKSERDIADWLYRHNIKYVYEKVTNFKDFNFKPDFFIPQANLYLEHVTDKSYKMADKERQFIEGGKNCVVTYESIMNNSILFNLAMERIVKGKISETISEEVSLNYEEEFNRYHNKIDEFLKTVMRLQSMMKGEDIEPSSLLEKSLKSEHERIRVFYELAIPIIQEYKNYCTNKSYVDFDDLIILTVKLLKENEDVRELYRSKFKYLMVDEFQDVNGLQVKLLDLLLKPDNQLFCVGDDWQSIYGFRGSNVDYIVNFETHYKDCEIHKLDVNYRSTQTIVGASNEVIKHNKNQISKDVRAFNEMPSKIQIYRAKITEDDGVEFLIDKVRHLYDSGLGKDDILVLYRRSKMFSPYLEALKQNRLFVSSKTIHASKGLEAKAVFIIGLTEGNGGFPDIWLDDAIFRVVKDIKYDILLEEERRLFYVAITRAKDELFLITELGNESSFVDEIPQHFYQVNKPVIKNIETQIIVCEECRATVNEFDKFCRNCGSKLSKDNLYNSEEKKVPSYIQTARIINKNAYMPWTTEDDTKLEELYKQGKSKAELCKFFGRNSGAINARIQKLELEKKYNLK
- a CDS encoding HU family DNA-binding protein; the encoded protein is MSVKYKVLPRRNPQDMAAPEKFYAAAIADGETDLDKLAEQISYQCTVTESDCYAVLLSLERNIISELEQGRIVKLGRLGNFQIGVSSEGRDTAEEVTSGAITKTRILFRPGKRLRSLLNDLSFRKAG